The Bdellovibrionales bacterium genome window below encodes:
- the pyrF gene encoding orotidine-5'-phosphate decarboxylase yields MTSAVLFWYRLGMNSFIEKVRVGWKTSALCVGLDSDLNKLPPHLGQQPSALFEFNTAIIDATHDLVCAYKPQIAYYAAIGAEEQLKKTINYIHQKYPQIPVILDAKRGDIEDTAEMYAREAFEVYKADAVTVNPYMGGDTLQPFLKYKDKGIIILCKTSNAGSAELQNLKVGGQPLYQVVAQKAAGEWNAHKNTLLVVGGTHASELKEIRKVVGEEMIFLVPGVGAQGGSAKDVIQNGANSQGQGLIINSSRAIIYASSGQDFAEAARQAALKTIESFKF; encoded by the coding sequence GTGACAAGCGCTGTCCTCTTTTGGTACCGTCTCGGTATGAACTCTTTTATAGAAAAAGTACGTGTGGGATGGAAAACATCGGCGCTTTGCGTGGGACTTGATTCCGATCTGAATAAACTTCCTCCCCATTTAGGCCAGCAACCCTCGGCACTTTTCGAGTTCAATACAGCGATCATCGATGCAACTCATGATCTTGTCTGTGCTTATAAACCCCAGATCGCTTATTACGCCGCGATCGGTGCGGAAGAGCAACTTAAGAAAACTATTAATTACATTCATCAAAAGTATCCTCAGATTCCCGTGATTCTCGATGCCAAACGTGGAGATATTGAGGATACGGCCGAGATGTACGCGCGTGAAGCGTTTGAAGTTTATAAGGCGGATGCCGTCACCGTAAATCCCTACATGGGGGGAGACACTCTTCAGCCATTTCTAAAATATAAAGATAAGGGCATTATCATCTTATGCAAAACTTCCAATGCCGGGAGTGCTGAGCTTCAAAATCTAAAGGTGGGAGGTCAGCCACTTTACCAAGTGGTTGCGCAGAAAGCGGCCGGAGAATGGAATGCTCATAAAAACACGCTTCTGGTTGTCGGTGGAACCCATGCTTCTGAGCTCAAGGAGATTCGCAAAGTTGTAGGTGAAGAGATGATTTTCTTGGTTCCGGGAGTGGGAGCTCAAGGGGGATCAGCGAAAGATGTGATTCAAAATGGAGCCAATTCTCAAGGCCAAGGTTTGATCATCAATAGTTCGCGAGCCATCATTTACGCGTCCTCGGGACAAGACTTTGCCGAGGCGGCTCGCCAGGCTGCGCTGAAAACGATTGAGAGTTTTAAATTTTGA